A single region of the Gasterosteus aculeatus chromosome 1, fGasAcu3.hap1.1, whole genome shotgun sequence genome encodes:
- the sertad3 gene encoding SERTA domain-containing protein 3 gives MIIKAQKRKHPPEDGEESDRSSPTWESQRQFVFSVSLNKYQSGQVLPEPSLRRSVLIANTLRLMSLEDSVAPSADMEVSPPPCDSPLGPQRAFAGDAAMSCESPSALGGCPLGSVNSAASRCSMNYHPGPSNVLLPVREEDEDWGSMSTDSDYSLSAAITSILTALDSIIDGSPQAAPRTPLRSLENLMGPCEGAVAWAKQGGRGYAGSWEQQVESSDLFQDIDTSLLERDMGVLGLIGSGGGYQARDDFYQYLPPFSSPYTPCPSLATRI, from the coding sequence ATGATCATCAAGGCGCAGAAGCGCAAACACCCAccggaggacggggaggagtcAGACCGGAGCAGCCCAACCTGGGAGAGCCAGCGGCAGTTTGTGTTCTCCGTCTCCCTCAACAAGTACCAGAGCGGCCAGGTGCTGCCCGAGCCCAGCCTCCGGCGCTCCGTGCTCATCGCCAACACGCTGCGGCTCATGAGCCTGGAAGACAGCGTGGCGCCATCTGCGGACATGGAGGTGTCCCCGCCACCCTGCGACTCTCCGCTGGGCCCCCAGAGGGCTTTCGCCGGGGACGCGGCGATGTCCTGCGAAAGCCCCTCGGCGCTTGGCGGCTGCCCTCTGGGTTCTGTGAATAGCGCCGCTAGCAGGTGTTCCATGAACTACCATCCGGGACCATCTAATGTCTTGCTGCCTGTtagagaggaagacgaggactGGGGATCGATGTCCACGGACTCCGATTACTCCCTCTCAGCCGCCATCACCTCCATTCTTACGGCGCTGGACTCCATCATTGACGGGAGCCCGCAGGCAGCTCCACGGACGCCTCTCAGGTCCTTGGAGAACCTGATGGGCCCTTGCGAGGGAGCCGTGGCGTGGGCCAAACAGGGAGGCAGGGGTTATGCAGGAAGCTGGGAGCAGCAGGTAGAGTCCAGCGATCTTTTTCAGGATATAGACACATCCCTGCTGGAGAGGGACATGGGTGTGCTTGGGCTCATAGGCAGTGGGGGTGGATACCAGGCTAGGGACGACTTTTACCAGTATCtgccccctttctcctccccttaCACCCCCTGTCCCTCTCTAGCAACCAGGATCTAA